In Zingiber officinale cultivar Zhangliang chromosome 8B, Zo_v1.1, whole genome shotgun sequence, a single genomic region encodes these proteins:
- the LOC122014575 gene encoding wall-associated receptor kinase 5-like: MEVVPLVVLLLLLVAGVPAASGERPQLPASECPTSCGDVEIPYPFGIGRNCSIGLNYTVNCLENADGHDRPFIGGAEIIEIMLAQGKGRVYNTISWNCYDDRSQGTWSFDMSGLPYRFSDADNKFTVIGCDTLAYINGTQGGKPYQSGCMTFCQNDSLADGSGSCAGIGCCQTSVPRGLDYIDVRFDSEHDGSSTRNFSPCSYAVLVQENQFSFQSSYITTTKFLDEIYMRSVPVVVTFAIGNETCEEARRNSSRYACVSQHSECVDSPDAPGYLCNCSSGFQGNPYLFNGCQDINECDRLDAYPCKGDCHNTLGGYNCYCPQGTTGNAASTGCIPIPRQSIVTKVVTGVSGSLIFLLLCGLCFYLVHQRKKLEEIKRRYFEEHGGLDLKKKMKEEQNLEFRIFAIKELEKATNNFDDRQILGKGGNGIVYKGILEDKCTVAIKKPRLIDESLKRGFGNETLILSRINHDNIVKLLGCCLETEMPMLVYEFVPNGTLSHLIHENKNRSSISLDIRLRIAYQSAKALEYLHMEASPSIIHGDIKPSNILLDNDYNAKVSDFGASKLIPKDEQQFATLVQFTYGYIDPECLQTYELTYKSDVYSFGVVLLELFTGRKAIYFEGPEEQRNLVTTFALFMDENHVFDIYDNQVKEEANVELIQELSELIKRCLYLKGEERPTMKEVVEELHTLRKFTHHPWAWEQYEQDNVERESLLEEITTHADGKELNIFFS, translated from the exons ATGGAGGTCGTGCCTTTGGTAGTTCTGCTGTTGCTGCTGGTCGCCGGTGTGCCGGCAGCATCCGGAGAGCGGCCGCAATTACCGGCTTCTGAGTGCCCGACGAGCTGCGGGGATGTGGAGATCCCCTACCCGTTCGGCATCGGCCGCAACTGCTCCATCGGCCTCAACTACACGGTCAACTGCCTGGAGAACGCCGACGGCCACGACCGGCCTTTTATCGGTGGCGCGGAGATCATCGAGATCATGTTGGCGCAGGGCAAAGGGCGGGTGTACAACACGATCTCGTGGAATTGCTACGATGATCGGAGCCAGGGGACGTGGTCTTTCGACATGAGTGGATTGCCGTACAGATTCTCCGACGCCGACAACAAGTTCACCGTCATCGGCTGCGACACCCTCGCCTACATCAACGGCACCCAGGGCGGCAAACCGTACCAGAGCGGCTGCATGACCTTCTGCCAGAACGACAGCCTCGCCGACGGATCCGGCTCCTGCGCCGGCATAGGTTGCTGCCAGACCTCCGTTCCCCGGGGTCTCGACTACATCGACGTCCGGTTTGATTCAGAACACGATGGCTCCAGCACGAGGAACTTCAGCCCTTGCAGCTACGCGGTGCTGGTGCAGGAGAATCAGTTCAGCTTCCAGAGCTCTTACATCACGACCACCAAATTCTTGGATGAGATTTATATGCGAAGCGTGCCGGTGGTGGTGACTTTTGCGATCGGAAATGAGACGTGCGAGGAAGCCCGGCGCAACTCCAGCCGTTACGCCTGCGTGAGTCAGCACAGCGAGTGCGTTGACTCCCCCGATGCTCCTGGGTATCTCTGCAATTGTTCCAGTGGATTCCAAGGCAACCCATACCTCTTCAACGGATGCCAAG ACATCAATGAGTGTGATCGACTAGATGCGTATCCATGCAAAGGCGATTGCCACAACACGCTCGGTGGATATAACTGTTATTGTCCGCAAGGTACAACGGGCAATGCTGCCAGCACTGGCTGCATTCCAATACCGCGACAGTCCATAGTGACAAAGGTTGTCACAG GTGTTTCTGgcagtttaattttcttgctgttaTGTGGTTTGTGCTTTTATTTGGTTCATCAAAGAAAAAAACTCGAAGAGATTAAGCGAAGATATTTTGAAGAACACGGAGGTCTTGACTTAaagaaaaagatgaaggaagaacAGAACCTTGAATTTCGGATATTTGCAATCAAAGAACTCGAGAAAGCCACGAATAATTTTGATGACAGACAAATACTCGGCAAAGGAGGTAATGGAATTGTATATAAAGGAATTTTAGAGGACAAATGCACTGTGGCTATAAAAAAACCAAGGCTCATCGATGAGAGCCTAAAGAGAGGTTTTGGAAATGAAACACTCATTTTATCCCGTATCAACCATGATAACATAGTAAAGCTCTTGGGTTGTTGTTTGGAGACAGAGATGCCAATGTTGGTCTATGAGTTTGTCCCCAATGGAACTCTATCTCATCTTATTCATGAAAATAAGAATCGCTCTTCAATTTCTTTAGACATTCGACTAAGGATTGCGTATCAATCTGCTAAGGCTTTGGAATATTTGCACATGGAAGCTTCTCCTAGTATTATTCATGGAGATATAAAACCTTCCAATATACTTTTAGACAATGATTACAATGCAAAAGTTTCAGACTTTGGGGCTTCAAAGCTAATACCCAAGGACGAGCAACAATTCGCTACACTGGTGCAATTCACTTACGGTTACATTGATCCTGAGTGCCTTCAAACATATGAATTGACCTATAAAAGTGATGTTTACAGCTTTGGTGTCGTTCTCCTGGAGTTGTTTACTGGTAGAAAGGCAATTTATTTCGAAGGACCTGAAGAACAAAGAAATTTGGTGACAACTTTTGCTTTGTTCATGGATGAGAATCACGTGTTTGATATCTACGACAATCAAGTGAAAGAGGAAGCTAATGTGGAATTGATTCAAGAACTTAGTGAGCTGATCAAACGGTGTTTATACTTGAAGGGGGAAGAAAGGCCTACGATGAAGGAAGTGGTCGAGGAGCTGCATACACTGAGAAAGTTCACGCATCACCCATGGGCATGGGAACAATATGAGCAAGACAATGTTGAGAGGGAGAGCTTGCTAGAGGAGATCACAACTCATGCTGATGGAAaagaattaaacattttctttagtTGA
- the LOC122017119 gene encoding putative wall-associated receptor kinase-like 16, with protein MLAQGKGRVYNPISLNCYDDRSSLIWFWDMTGSPYRFSDADNKFTVIGCDTLAYINGTQGGKPYQSGCMTFCQNDSLSAGGSGSCAGLGCCQTSVPRDLDYIAVWFDSERNGSSTRNFSPCSYAVLVQEDQFSFKSSYITTTNFLDEIYNGSVPVVVSWGIGNETCEEARRDSSAYACVSQHSECVDSSAAPGYLCNCSNGFEGNPYLVDGCQDIDECQQSDLCKGDCHNTVGGYNCSCPQGTTGNASSSGCIPIPRQSIAPKVVTGVSGSLIFLLLCGLCFYLVRQRKKLEEIKRRYFEEHGGLDLKKKMKEEQNLAFRIFAIKELEKATNNFDDRQILGKGGNGIVYKGILEDRCTVAIKKPKLIDESLKRGFGNETLILSRINHDNIVKLLGCCLETEMPMLVYEFVPNGTLSHLIHENKNPFVVSLDTRLRIAYQSAKALEYLHMEASPSIIHGDIKPSNILLDNDYNAKVSDFGASKLIPKDEQQFATLVQFTYGYIDPECLQTYELTYKSDVYSFGVVLLELFTGKKAIYFEGPEEQRNLVTTFALFMDENHVFDIFDNQVKEEANVELIQELSELIKRCLYLKGEERPTMKEVVEELHTLRKFTHHPWSSWEQYEQDNVERESLLEEIMTHADGKELNIFYS; from the exons ATGTTGGCGCAGGGCAAAGGGCGGGTGTACAACCCGATATCGTTGAATTGCTATGACGATCGGAGCAGCTTGATCTGGTTTTGGGACATGACTGGATCGCCGTACAGATTCTCCGACGCCGACAACAAGTTCACCGTCATCGGCTGCGACACCCTCGCCTACATCAACGGCACCCAGGGCGGCAAACCGTACCAGAGCGGCTGCATGACCTTCTGCCAGAACGACAGCCTCTCCGCCGGCGGATCCGGTTCGTGCGCCGGCCTCGGCTGCTGCCAAACCTCCGTTCCCCGGGACCTCGACTACATCGCCGTCTGGTTTGATTCCGAACGCAACGGCTCCAGCACGAGGAACTTCAGCCCTTGCAGCTACGCGGTGCTGGTGCAGGAGGACCAGTTCAGCTTCAAGAGCTCTTACATCACGACCACCAACTTCTTGGATGAGATTTATAATGGAAGCGTGCCGGTGGTGGTGAGTTGGGGCATCGGAAATGAGACGTGCGAGGAAGCCCGGCGAGACTCCAGCGCTTACGCCTGTGTCAGCCAGCACAGCGAGTGCGTCGACTCCTCCGCTGCTCCTGGATACCTTTGCAATTGTTCTAATGGATTCGAAGGCAACCCATACCTCGTCGACGGATGCCAAG ACATCGATGAGTGTCAACAAtcagatctatgcaaaggtgatTGTCACAACACGGTCGGTGGCTATAATTGTTCTTGTCCGCAAGGTACAACTGGCAACGCTTCCAGCTCTGGGTGCATTCCTATACCACGACAGTCCATAGCGCCAAAGGTTGTCACAG GTGTTTCTGgcagtttaattttcttgctgttaTGTGGTTTGTGTTTTTATTTGGTTCGTCAAAGAAAAAAACTCGAAGAGATTAAGAGAAGATATTTTGAAGAACACGGAGGTCTTGACTTgaagaaaaagatgaaggaagaacAGAACCTTGCATTTCGGATATTTGCAATCAAAGAACTCGAGAAAGCCACGAATAATTTTGATGACAGACAAATACTCGGCAAAGGAGGTAATGGAATTGTATATAAAGGAATTTTAGAGGACAGATGCACTGTGGCTATAAAAAAACCAAAGCTCATCGATGAGAGCCTAAAGAGAGGTTTTGGAAATGAAACACTCATTTTATCCCGTATCAACCATGACAACATAGTAAAGCTCTTGGGTTGTTGTTTGGAGACAGAGATGCCAATGTTGGTCTATGAGTTTGTCCCCAATGGAACTCTATCTCATCTTATTCATGAAAATAAGAATCCATTTGTAGTTTCTTTGGACACTCGACTAAGGATTGCATATCAGTCCGCTAAGGCTTTGGAATATTTGCACATGGAAGCTTCTCCTAGTATTATTCATGGAGATATAAAACCTTCCAATATACTTCTAGACAATGATTACAATGCAAAAGTTTCAGACTTTGGGGCTTCGAAGCTAATACCCAAAGATGAACAACAATTCGCTACACTGGTGCAATTCACTTACGGTTACATTGATCCCGAGTGCCTTCAAACATATGAATTGACCTATAAAAGTGATGTTTACAGCTTTGGTGTGGTTCTCCTGGAGTTGTTTACCGGTAAAAAGGCAATTTATTTCGAAGGACCTGAAGAACAAAGAAATTTGGTGACAACTTTTGCTTTGTTCATGGATGAGAATCACGTGTTTGATATCTTCGACAATCAAGTGAAAGAGGAAGCTAATGTGGAATTGATTCAAGAACTTAGTGAGCTGATCAAGCGGTGTTTATACTTGAAGGGGGAAGAAAGGCCTACGATGAAGGAAGTGGTCGAGGAGCTGCATACACTGAGAAAGTTCACGCATCACCCATGGTCGTCATGGGAACAATATGAGCAAGACAATGTTGAGAGGGAGAGCTTGCTAGAGGAGATCATGACTCATGCTGATGGAAAAGAATTAAACATTTTCTATAGTTGA
- the LOC122015206 gene encoding pentatricopeptide repeat-containing protein At5g66520-like — MLGILENSLKYLEKCTTLRSFLQVHAQIVINGFDRDNYAAVKLISFCSKKLGDRDYARMVFDNLIDSANVFLWTAVITSYSNYRSEVTREAILIYRMMHQRGAHPNPFTISSVLKACSFLKAVPEGNQVHAHSTKLGHNSSMYVQATLADMYTRVGRIQEASRLLWTSSEDNVVLCNTMVSHYCKEGDMEAARELFDKMSHKDSVSWNVMISGYAGIGDTSTARKLFDQMTEREISSWNALMAGYCRDGGWYEVMSLFKEMNLRNIKPNHVSMAMLMSACGHLGALDIATQLHGFLAKSCIRMNCYVFNSLLDMYAKSGDVREAYRVFSEIPDKDVVSYNIIILGFISHGHEKDAMKFFTEMIESGIQPDTITFLGILTACSHAGFIDTGREYFECMSRDYLIEPSADHYACIVDLYGRAGLVKEAYDFVKAMPIKPHAGVWGALLNACRIHCEIDIGMVAARELFSIEPLNPGNYVLLSNLFARANLWGNVAEIRHAMRRKVPKTAGCSWIEVKGEVNEFLIGDEKHPHSKSIKEVLRHLLMQIE; from the coding sequence ATGTTGGGAATCTTAGAGAATTCTTTGAAATATCTTGAGAAATGCACAACATTGAGATCATTTCTGCAAGTTCATGCTCAAATAGTCATCAACGGCTTCGACCGTGATAATTATGCGGCCGTCAAGCTCATAAGCTTTTGCAGTAAAAAGTTGGGCGATCGAGATTATGCTCGCATGGTATTTGATAACCTCATTGATTCAGCGAATGTTTTTCTTTGGACCGCGGTCATCACGTCTTACTCGAACTATCGATCTGAGGTGACCAGGGAGGCAATTCTGATCTACAGAATGATGCATCAAAGAGGAGCTCATCCGAACCCTTTTACGATATCTTCCGTGCTCAAAGCATGCTCATTTTTGAAGGCCGTACCAGAGGGCAATCAAGTTCATGCTCATTCCACTAAATTGGGACACAATTCCTCCATGTATGTGCAAGCAACATTAGCAGACATGTACACGAGAGTCGGTCGTATCCAAGAAGCTTCACGACTGTTATGGACTTCCTCGGAGGACAATGTCGTGTTATGTAACACGATGGTCTCACACTATTGCAAGGAAGGTGACATGGAAGCTGCTCGTGAACTTTTCGATAAAATGTCTCACAAGGATTCAGTCTCATGGAATGTTATGATATCCGGATACGCAGGTATTGGAGACACTTCCACTGCTAGAAAACTGTTCGATCAGATGACTGAAAGAGAGATCAGTTCTTGGAATGCACTGATGGCTGGATATTGTCGAGATGGAGGATGGTATGAAGTTATGAGCCTCTTCAAGGAAATGAACTTGAGAAATATAAAACCCAACCATGTGAGCATGGCAATGTTGATGTCGGCTTGCGGGCATTTGGGAGCTTTAGACATCGCGACACAACTTCATGGGTTCTTAGCGAAAAGTTGCATCCGGATGAATTGTTACGTATTCAATTCATTGCTCGATATGTATGCTAAATCCGGCGATGTTCGTGAGGCTTACAGGGTGTTCTCTGAAATTCCCGACAAGGATGTGGTGTCGTACAACATAATTATCTTAGGTTTTATCAGTCATGGGCATGAAAAAGATGCTATGAAATTTTTCACTGAGATGATAGAATCAGGCATCCAACCCGATACCATCACTTTTCTAGGCATCTTAACCGCGTGCAGTCATGCTGGGTTCATCGATACCGGACGCGAGTATTTTGAATGCATGAGCAGAGATTACTTGATCGAACCATCAGCTGATCATTATGCTTGCATAGTCGATTTATACGGTCGGGCAGGACTTGTTAAAGAGGCATATGACTTTGTAAAGGCCATGCCTATTAAACCACATGCTGGTGTTTGGGGAGCCTTGCTCAACGCGTGCAGGATACACTGTGAAATCGATATCGGAATGGTTGCTGCTAGGGAACTGTTTTCCATTGAGCCTCTAAATCCCGGTAACTATGTCCTCCTATCGAACCTCTTTGCTAGAGCTAATTTGTGGGGCAATGTAGCCGAGATTAGGCATGCGATGAGGCGGAAAGTGCCCAAAACAGCAGGATGCAGTTGGATTGAGGTTAAGGGCGAGGTCAATGAATTCTTAATAGGGGATGAAAAACATCCTCACAGCAAGAGCATCAAGGAAGTATTGAGGCATCTGCTTATGCAGATTGAATAG